From the Triticum urartu cultivar G1812 chromosome 4, Tu2.1, whole genome shotgun sequence genome, the window TAGTAAATGTTCAATGTAGTCATTTGTGCTTTTTTCTAATCATGATTTCACTATTTATTCTCTAGAGTATAAACCCGAGCAATGATTTTTTGTGCTGTTTTGTGTtaataatttttttaatttcCCTTCCGTTGATCATAGATGGAAAAGGAAATCCTGGATCCAAGTTTTCATACAGTCCAAACATTCATGTATGGTCATGCCGAGGTCCGGGATATCCCCTCGGAATATCGTTGGCAAGAAGACAAGGAGGAGATGAAGGCGGATGAATACCATGGATTAAGTTACAATAGAGTGTTGGCCAAATTCTTATCAGCCAAGGAACAAAATTACATGGCATCTACTTCGGCTACGATTGTTGGGGAGACAATGGATTTGGTGAAGCCACTGTGCACCAAGGATGATGTTTTTCGCGTTCGTTTGGAGATGCACCGTGCAAAGGAGTCTTACACTAAAGAAGAGACCCTCTTCAAGAGCGAGGCCAGGCAGGACGAGCTTCTTAATGACCCCAATCTCACCAAATCATACTGCTACAATGCCATGAGCAATGATGGCCTCTCTGCGACTTCCTATGCACACTTCTTCCACAAGGTACATATCTCCCACAGTACAAAATTTGCTGCATGTAATAGTTTTGTGAAGTGCACCGCAATTCAAGCCTTGGCCATGCATGTTTGTCTTTGCTTTATCGACAGGATCCCTCTCCACGCATCGACTACTTTAAACCTACCACCTTAGAAGGTGATATTGAGTACATAATTTTTTTGGACAAACTGGTGGAGTTAACAAGATATAGAGAAACCAGAGATATGGTGTTCGCTAGGGCTATTGCCCTTGCAAGGAGTGGTTTCAGAAAAATGCTCCTTTTCCAAATTAAGATAGCCGTCGATCAGTGTTTAGAACTGATGCTCCGTGGAGAGAAGATGTGGCAGAGAAAACAGCTGTATTATCACATAGTGCAGGAAACTGTTTTGAAAAACAAGAAGCGTGAAGATGTTATCCAGGAGGGACAAGTTCAGCTTTTCTATGATCTTATCGAGTTCGCCCGCCTAGATGTGGATGACTATAAAGATATGGTAGAAGAAACGGTAAAATATTCACTCGTATAATCAGCCCGctttgatttttatttttttatttttttgcacaCAGCATTGCTTAACGCCTGAGTTAATTGTTTTTCAGCTTGACCATCTCGTTGAGGTATCTCATGACAAGGTAGCATCTAAATTTGTCATGTAATTATTGGTTTATCTTTTTTTCAATTAGTGAGGGGCTAATAACCATTTGTCAAGCAAGTTTTACTGAGATTAGAATTATGGATGCCACTGATTCGTTGTCTGTGCACTCCTGAAACGATTCCTTTGGTGCCATCCCTATTTTTTGAGAGTTGTCAAACCATTTGAGTTATTCACGAAATTTAGAGTATAACATTTTTTCTTGACCCGGGCTAATCCTCTTTTCATTAAAATATAACGGAAATACAGCCAGTTCCGAGTTCAAACAAGGGAAAGGGAAAAAGCGAGATCAAGCACTTCAGGGAAACCCGCTGTGAGCGCTCGCAATCAAAACGCCCACTACGAGGCGAAAACCCTGAAGCACCATCAACACGCCGCTAACCAAACTAAAGTTCTGATCACATTACAATCCCGCACCAAAGCATCATAGCTATGCAGAATATAAGAAACAAAGCTCCACAAAAACGCTCTCCAAAGTCTTGGCGTCTCGACCCATGCATCTCCAAAAGGTTTTCCAAAAGTGACTCAGCATCCCAGCAGCTGATCACTCCACGGCATCGCCCGCATGTGCAGTCGCACAGATTCTCATCATCTCTTTAGCATTCTCCTTCAGAATCATCGCACCACGCTCCAGCTCCACTCGCCTTTCGCCCTTCAGGAGACCTGCCCAATAAGATAAGTGCATACAAGCGTTGAAGACAATCTCGAAAGGAGACGACATTTTCTTGAATTCAAAGGTAGCCTGGTTTCTACGATTCCAAATGGCCCAACATATAGCCGCCAGCCCCATAGTGAAGCACCATTCCCCTTGGGGAAGAAAAGCATAGCACCAAGAATAAAATTGACATAGATTATTGGGACATAAATCAGTCCCAAACATCGCCCCAACCGTGCGCCAGGCAACCCTTGCCACTGGGCAAAGAAAGAACAGATGTAAATAGGTTTCTCTGCAAACACAGAAAGAACACCTGGGATTGCCGGCCATCCCTAGTCAGAACGGCATCCTGGAAGAGTTGCCAAAAGAAAATCTGGATTTTGGTAGGTAATCTAGCCCTCCAAATCCATCTATAGTCACAACCAGTAAGATCTTTCTCCAGGTAAGAATACATGGATTTAGTGGTATATTTGCCGTTGGGCCCAGCACCCCACACAATCTTATCTGGACCAGCCGAGGCGTCAATTCCATCAATAATTTTCTTAACCTCACTAAACTGACAGCTCAGGTCTGCATTCAGTCTGCGTCTGAATATATCTCCACTAGCACGTTCGATAAATTGAGCAATAGTATCGTCCTGATAATTAGCGATACTGAACAGGGTCGGATAAGTGACACCCAAAGGCTGGTGAGTGCCAATGGGATCATGCCACAACCTGGCAACATTGCCATTATTGACAATCACCTTCCTTCCAGCCATATACATCTCTTTTACTTTAAGTAGTGCTTTCCATACAGGGGAATCATGAAATTTCGCTTTCACAGCAGCTAGTGAATTGTTCTTAAGGTATTTTGCCCTCACCACATCTTGCCACAGCCCCTCCCCTGTATCTAACTTCCACCACCATTTTGCTAATAGTGAGATATTCTGTTTGTGAAGATCTTTCACCCCCAGCCCACCCTTATTCTTAGATCGGCACACCCTGGTCCATTTAACCAGATAATAACGCTTTTTACCTCTCCCTCCACACCAGAAAAACTTACGACGATATTTATCGAGTCTCTCGATAAATGTCTTAGAAAGTAGGAACATTGACATATAATAATAAGCAATGCTCGAGAGGGATGAATTCAACAAAGTTAATCTCCCACCAGACGAGGCAGAATTACCAATCCATGAATCACAACATTTAAGATATCGAGCTGCTATATACTCCCAGTCAGAATTTCTCAAGGAAGAATAGCTAACCAGTACGCCCAGATATTTCATAGGAAAATGCCCTATTTGACACACACACACAGCACTTCACTTTTAAGAAAATTGATTTTCAAGCCAGACATAAGTTCAAACAAGTATAGCAGAAGTTTGAGATTAACAGCTTTATCTATATCATCCTCAATGCAAAGAACAGTATCATCTGTGTACTGCAAGACAGCAACTCCATTTGGAATGAGGTCTGCTGCCAGCCCTTTAAACAAATTATTTTTCTGGGCATTGAAAATCATTTTCGAAAGGCATTCAGCCGCTAGATTAAAGAGAAAGGGAGATATGGAATCTCCTTGCCTCACCCCCTTACTACTCTGGAAATAGGGGCCTACAGTGTTATTGATCTTGACACTAATAGTGCCATTTCATTTAGAGTATAACATGGATGCTGTAAATGAAATATATGTTCAGCGAAGTTAGTGATATGGCAAAACCTAGGCTTGCTCTGATTAAAAAGGGAAAAAGCATTCTGTTTGGAGGGAGAAGCTGCATAAGGATATTCTGTTTTCTGCTGAAATGAGTAGTTTGATACAATGTAGTCAAAGCTCCCATTGGTCAGATGCAAAGTGGTTATAAGTTAACCTGATCATTTGAAAACCCCTTGGTATCCTAGTACTCACCCCTTTGCGCTGGAGGTTGACTAGCTTTTGAGTGGCTCATAGCGATGTGTGAATTACCACACAGCAAAACTGTCAAAAAAAATCCCAATTCCTTCTGTGCAGGAATTCTTCCATGATCTTCATGCCTGTGACAAATTTACTGAGCTTTAGAATCTTTCACTCAAATTTCTGGCACTATGACACACAGAGAAATCGCTTGATTTGTTTGTCAAGCTTTTAGACCATATCATAGGAATTTCATTCAATTCGCACCAGCACCAGCATTCAATGGCTTTTTATTTCTAAATTCTCATTAAATATTTATTGTATGTTTATTTTTCTAAATACTTATATACCCCGCCATATCCCCGAATGGCAGTTTTTTGAAAATGCCGTATCCCGCGTCCCCGTCTTCTTAGCTCACAACTACTTCTGCATTTGTCAAAAAAGCCAAATTTAAAGTTAGGGCTATGTCTGTCCACTTTCAACCTTGTGAGGGGCCAAAAATGCATTTTTTGGTGAAACTTGAGCTTCCATTCTGAGAAATAACTCTATAATTTAGCGAAGCAAGCCTGCTAACATCAAATGTTGTATCACAAGTTAGCTTGAACGCACAATCTGAAATTCAATACATAACTGTGCAATCTATCTATTTTTaaaattttctccttgtctttaTATTGTACTAGTGCATTTGTGATTTGCAAATACACTAATTCCATCTTTTTTTCTGCATGATATCACATCACACAGTTGCCTTCGAAGGAAAGCGTTAAGAATGGTGCTTACAAAAAGATGATCTGTGAGGAGCTCAATAAGCTGGTAACCAAGTTTGATTTTGTGAAGTCTCACAGTTACCATTTTCAAGTGATTAGGGTCTCTTAGCATTAAAGTTTAtctttcttctctctttttccccTCTCAGTTCCCAAGACGTACTCGGCTTTATATGCATTTTCTCAAGATGAAGATAGAGGCCGCCTTGTATCTGGCTCGGACGACGTCCCTTGAGTGCTAGTCCGGTGTGTGTGGTCTTCGCCGGTTTCCCTTAATTAACCGATGCATGTATGGTTTTTGGGTCCAGTTTCCCTTATTAACCGGACCAACTCTCTTCTTCTATATGCAAATGCGGGAGCTCCCCGCCCTCTGATGAGGTTTCGTCAAAAAAGATAGAGGCCGCCGAAAAACAAGGCGTGATAAGCAAGGCAAACTTCTGAGCTGTATAATCAATTATGTTTGTTTTGCTCCAGATTGTTTGCTAAAAAGACATTCTGTTTGTCCAATTTGCAGGGAACTTGTGAAGCTCTTGATAAAAGGAGATTCTGTATTGCACCATAAACTTCCACATTTCCACATTTGAGAGGGTATATTCTACACATCCTTTCTCTCGGAATATATCATCATTTCACTAAAACGTTGGGTTGCTTGTCTTGCTGCTGTTTGTTTCTAGTATTCACTATGTAGTACCGACATCTTTGTTGAACTACATAGTCGGGTTTTTGTCCAGTTGGAATTATCTACTTAATTCTAATCCAGACGTTCACTCTTTAAGTAATTGTGCACGAGACCATGTTTGTCACATTTTGCTTTCCTCCAATATTATGTTATATATATGCTGACTGCTTATGTGTTTACTATGTTATGTGTGTATTGGTTTTGTTATCGGAACGGTGCGATTAATCAGCAATTTATACCTTGTTTGTGTGTAATAGTTTGTTTTTCTTTGGCTTAGGAAGCAAGAAGTTATAGCTAATTGGATGCATTATCTACTATTGCACAGAAAAACGCATTGTGATGGTGCTTATACGATAAAGGATTACGTGAAAGGGGGATAAAGAGGTCGACAGGATGAATCCATGCTTTGCTGCGTGAGGAACAAGGGTTGGAACATTTGATTATATGGGTTTAAGCTAGTGTTTGAACTTTGTACTAAACCTGTACTAAAGGTCGACAGGCCATTTTAAGTACCGTAATTATTGGCCTACCATCGTTACAAATTGTGCTGGCCATTATATTACTCCTACTTGATGGAATAATCGATACTACCTCCGATCCAAATTAATTGAAGCTGCTTTAGTATAACTTTGTACTAAACCTGTACTAAAGCAACGCCAATTAAtatggatcagagggagtatatgttGGCTTTCAGTTGACTATCCACCCGCAGCTTCCATCTCACAACATCATTTTTTAGTGATTTACAAATATTGATAGTCATTTGGCAAAACTGCCAACTTGGAGCATAGCTCGATTATTTCTCGAACAAATGGAAGTTTCAAGACCCCAATCTAGAAATAGTCTATGCACACGAGTAAGAGCAATTGGAACTTTGGAAGCACATTGACGACATAGTCCAAAGCATCGTGAAAACCCCTGTGATATCTTTCTGTGTAACTCAAAAGTTGAATAGGTGCTATTGAGTCATTCGTTGCAAGACTTGGAGCATGTAGCTCTATCATGTCCAGGTAAGCGTACTGCTTATGCATAAACTTGGAGAAGTGCACCGTTCTTTGCTTATCCACTCGATGCGCTTGAACCCTGCTTGAACTCTGCAGAAGATCACAACATAGCAACATGTGCTGCAAATCCCTTACATTGGCTGACGCTGTAAATAGCAACACCAATAGTGGAAAACTCTCGCAACAAAAAGAAGAAGCGGTAGTGGGAAACAAAATGCACTGAAAACAGAGTTTGGCCACATTATGTAGCACATAAGTTGGGGCATGCTATAATATAAATGCACTAAAAACAGCCTCTCTCTTCTTTCACCCAGCGGATTCAATATATTGTTCCTTATTCGCTCGTCTCTACATATTTCACAGGTATGGATTCCTTCTTTGCAAATTCAAGTACTCACTTTGATCCAATTAATTGGCGCAGCTCTAGTACAACTTTGTGCTAGAGCTGCGTCAATTaatttggatcggagggagtagtataATTTTACCCTTTTTGGAAGCACGCCCATCATCACACAACAACGAACATTTGCACAATAAACCACACACCAAATCTGCATACACTGTAAGAATTTTCAGAACATCTTCCTCCGGATAGATTGGAGCAAGATGCATTAGAGCATCAAATCGGTAAACCATTTCTTCAGGCACTAAAAGCATTTCCCTTATCGCTAGGAATCTGTTAAATACTCTTGCTGCCTGTCAGCTCTCCAGGATAAAAACGAAACTGCATAATCGTTTGTGCTCATTGCGAAATCTATAGGCCTACCCTCATTTTCCATCATCTCACCACAGTACTCGCTTGAAACAAGACTCCCAGCCGGTTCGCAAGTGAGACAAATCCATGGCACCAAAAACTAGATGTGATATTGATGATCATCGCTGCATCAACATGATTCAGATGGACCAAGTTGCCACCAATACCCCGTTGGCATAATCAGCCACATCAGCTGATAGCATCTGCTTTGTCAGTCTCAAGGATGCAGGAGCCTCTCGATCGTAATAGGTATCACTTTCTGTATCCATGTCGAAATCCACTTCAACCTTTGAGCCGCTTGGCTTCACGCAAACCTTCCTCAGAGGATACTGGTCGATCCAATTTGCATGACAAAAACACACAGCTCCTTCAATTAGACATGCCAAGGACATcgaataagaagaggaagaagaagaatccCGGACCTCCTGTATTCCTTCCATGTCCTTGGCATGTCTAACCCCAAAATCCCCACATATCCCAAAACACCGTTTGGTTCTAGTGTATTTGACATGTTTCATCCTCATATTTCCCCACAAATCTCCAAACTCTAGTGCATTTTTCTCAATACCCAATACATTACCCCTACTTAGTGGATTGCGGATAAATGGGAATTTGAAGGGATTAGGTGAAGGTTACGGTTTCACCCAATCCCTGTGAGGATTATCCCCACCAATCCCCTCAAAAACCCTAGTACCAAACAAGGCCTCAGCTATTGCAAGTAATACTACTGTATTCGACAACTTTATTAAGACAAGCAACATGTATGGTCTATGCATTTCAGAGACAGTCAGGCAGCGATGCAGACGTCGTTAGCTAGATGATACATTTATTCAGCAATGGT encodes:
- the LOC125551094 gene encoding uncharacterized protein LOC125551094 encodes the protein MEKEILDPSFHTVQTFMYGHAEVRDIPSEYRWQEDKEEMKADEYHGLSYNRVLAKFLSAKEQNYMASTSATIVGETMDLVKPLCTKDDVFRVRLEMHRAKESYTKEETLFKSEARQDELLNDPNLTKSYCYNAMSNDGLSATSYAHFFHKDPSPRIDYFKPTTLEGDIEYIIFLDKLVELTRYRETRDMVFARAIALARSGFRKMLLFQIKIAVDQCLELMLRGEKMWQRKQLYYHIVQETVLKNKKREDVIQEGQVQLFYDLIEFARLDVDDYKDMVEETLDHLVEVSHDKLPSKESVKNGAYKKMICEELNKLFPRRTRLYMHFLKMKIEAALYLARTTSLEC